TGAATATGATTGTTGATTTCAGTTTTGAATATAATTGTTGATTTCAGTGAACACAATTTTGAATCGTGAAACTGAATGATTAAATTCATTGAATGTAGGTCATGGTGTTAGATGGATCACCCGTTCAAGCTTCAAGCGGTCCTCCAATTACATGATCCGCAATATGTCATCATGTGTTCAGGTATACCGATGAGAAGTATAAATCAAAATTGTATGTGATAGTTACCAATCTTTTTATTAAACCGAAAGATGTTATATTCATTTCAGCAGGTTGTTGTGAGGTTTTATCTTCCTTCAAGTATAAAACTTGTAAAACATGTGAAATTGATATAATATAACTTTGTGAACCTTGTTTGTCATGAGTATGATTGTTGATTTTAGTGAACAAGTTTTGAACCTTTGAAAATGAATGAAACTGAATAATCCATTTCAGCTTATGAGAACATATTATTACAAAATCtatatttgaaaagaaaaagatatttaATTGAAATCAATAAATATTGAAATCGTATCAAAAGATTGCAATTCTAGCTTGGTCTTAAATTAACAGTAGTATGTTTAGAACCGAAGAACTCGAGTTTTGAACCCAACGAAACCAGAGATTTTGACCTTTTAATatgtcggttcggttcggttcggttcagtatTTTTCTTACAATTGAAATTTTGTGCTACAGGGTCCGGTTAAGGATTGTTTTATGTGAATTTGGGCCGAAGGGTTACGAAAACCCATTCTCTTCGATTTTACTTATAAttgtgattcttcttcttcgtcatcttcGATACCACAAGATCAATCTTCAATTACTCCTGCGCCgcgttctctctctctctctcaaaaaagaaaaaaaaaaaaactctcgaTCGATTTCCTCCACACCGAGTTCCGTTAATTCCCATATTCAATCTTTCTGCTTTCGCATCTCTCAGGTTTGTCCCCAAATCTCAGCGAAAATTAATTTAAGATTGGTAGCTCTTAATTTTCTATTTCACAGCTCGTAGAAACCTTAACCTAGATTTTGTATAATCCTATAGAGATTTCGATTTTCTAGAGTTATGATATTAGGTAAACGAAACCCAGTAGTAATTGAATCCTTTTTCGATCTGGATTAAGTAGAAACCCTAATTTGAGGGCTATGTTCAGAATCAGCTCTAGGTTTTGCAAATTAGCTTGTTAGATAATAATATGATTGATAGATAGGTTTGTAACTAAagctaagaaaaataaaagtccaattttttacaagatttttttaattactgcAGAGGCTTGAGATGGGTAAGAAGAAGTCAGACGAGAGTGCCCCTCCCACGAAGGGGAAGCCAAGTGGGAAAGATTCATCTAAAGAACCCAAAAAGGAGAAGCTTTCAGTCTCTGCGATGCTTGCAAGCATGGATCAGAAAGAGGATAAACCCAAGAAaggttcttcttcatcatccagAGCCAGGCCTGCTCCTAAGAAGGATTCTCCCTACGGTGACATGGACCTTCCTTCTTCTGACGATGAAGACGAAGGAGATTCTGATGAGGAGCAGAGACAGGCGGAAGCGAGGAGGAAGCTGAAGAGCGAACAGAGGCATCTCGATATCTCCGTGACTGATAAGGAGCAGAAGAAGCGAGAGATGAAAGAGAGAGCGGCTCTTCAGGCTATTGAGCTTGCGAAGAGGGAGGCTTTGAGGGATGACCATGATGCCTTCACTGTTGTTATTGGAAGCAAGACGTCTGTGCTTGAAGGGGAAGACACGGCTGATGCGAATGTCAAGGATATCACGATTGAGTCTTTTTCAGTCTCTGCTAGGGGTAAGGAGCTTTTGAAGAATGCTTCTGTTAAGATATCGCATGGGAagaggtatggactggttgggccTAATGGAATGGGGAAGTCTACTTTGTTGAAGCTTTTAGCGTGGAGGAAGATTCCAGTTCCGAAGAATATCGATGTTCTTCTCGTTGAGCAAGAGGTGGTTGGTGATGACAAGAGCGCTTTGCTAGCAGTTGTTTCCGCCAATGAGGAGTTGGTTAAGCTACGGGAAGAAGCTGCAGCTCTTCAGAATTCGTCTTGTGAAGGTGACGATGAAGATGATTCTGGAGAAAAGCTTGCTGAGTTGTATGAGAGGCTACAGATCTTAGGGTCAGATGCGGCTGAATCACAGGCGTCTAAGATTCTCGCTGGGTTGGGTTTCACAAAAGACATGCAAGTGCGTCCGACCAAGTCATTCAGTGGTGGGTGGAGGATGAGAATATCGTTAGCTAGAGCTCTCTTTGTGCAGCCTACTCTTCTGTTGTTAGATGAACCTACAAACCATCTTGACCTGAGAGCTGTTCTCTGGCTAGAGGAGTATCTATGCCGCTGGAAGAAGACGTTGGTTGTTGTTTCCCACGACCGGGACTTCCTCAACACTGTCTGCACGGATATAATTCACTTGCATGACCAGAATCTCCACTTCTACCGTGGTAACTTCGATGGTTTCGAAACTGGATATGAGCAGAGACGCAAGGAGATGAACAAGAAGTTTGAGATTTACGATAAACAGGTGAAAGCAGCTAAGAGATCTGGAAACCGTGCTCAACAGGAGAAGGTCAAGGACAAGGCCAAGTTTACCGCAGCGAAAGAAGCATCCAAGAGCAAGGGAAAAGGTAAGGCGGTGGATGAGGATGGTCCAGCACCTGAAGCTCCGAGAAAGTGGAGAGATTATAGCGTTGAGTTTCATTTTCCAGAACCCACCGAGCTCACTCCTCCTCTTCTGCAGTTGATTGAGGTTAGCTTCTGCTACCCGAATAGACCAGACTTCAGGCTCTCGGATGTTGATGTGGGTATCGATATGGGTACAAGGGTTGCTATAGTTGGGCCTAATGGAGCTGGAAAGTCCACTCTTTTGAACCTTCTCGCTGGAGATTTAGTTCCAAGCGAAGGTGAAGTGAGGAGAAGCCAGAAGCTGAGGATTGGGAGATATTCTCAGCACTTTGTTGACCTGTTAACAATGGGGGAAACACCGGTTCAGTATCTTCTCCGCCTTCATCCTGACCAAGAGGGATTCAGCAAACAAGAAGCGGTGCGTGCTAAGCTAGGAAAGTTTGGGCTACCAAGTCACAACCACTTGACTCCGATTGCGAAACTGTCTGGTGGACAAAAAGCTAGAGTTGTGTTCACTTCGATCTCCATGTCGAAGCCACACATTTTGCTTCTCGACGAGCCTACGAATCACTTAGACATGCAGAGCATAGATGCGTTGGCTGATGCGCTAGAGGAGTTCAGTGGAGGAGTTGTGCTGGTGAGTCACGACTCTAGGCTCATATCACGTGTCTGTGAGGATGATGAGAAGAGTCAGATTTGGGTTGTGGAAGACGGAACTGTGTCTTTCTTCGATGGCACGTTTGAAGAGTACAAGGAAGATCTCCAAAGAGAGATCAGAGCAGAGGTTGATGAgtgatgatggtcttgtttgTGTTGTTTGCTTCTAAAGGTAAAACTGAAAAGCTCCTTTTATATTCATAGACTTGGAAAGTTTTGGACTACAGTTTATTCTTAGACATTGTGTGTGTTTTTCTATCATATATATGCTAATGGCATGCAACCATATACGTTTTCCCCATGTTACATAGCCAAGTGTAGTATTATGTTTTTTGGGGGAAGCAAGGAGAAGATGTCTTTCGTTTTTAATTTCATGAGTGTGTTTCATTGAGCATAATAAACGAGTTCCCTTAGTTTTGTTGTCTAAAAGTTAATATCTTCTCTTAATAGCCTCTATTCGTTCATTGTTCACACTTCACAGTCATTGTTCTCTACAGAAATCAATAAGCGTAATCTGTTAAGTGTTTGAGTTTGTCTGTTGTTGATGGTGGGAAACTAGATGGTCAGAGTCAACTAGATTAAAATGTACCAAGATTTTATTCATACGTTTTGAAGTAAAAATAGATGGTCTTCGtaatttaacaattttaaaatgtgTAGTCTCATTAGTAATTCAAGTTGTAACCTGAAGATATCATCAAAGCTGATTAACATATTGGTAAGATATCCAATTTGGATTTATATGTATTGGAGTCAAATATATTGGTCCTTCTAACAACTTATTCATCATGAAGCAACATCACAGAGTTTTATCTACATGAATCTTTTAAAACTTACTCTTACCA
The window above is part of the Brassica napus cultivar Da-Ae chromosome C8, Da-Ae, whole genome shotgun sequence genome. Proteins encoded here:
- the LOC106415077 gene encoding ABC transporter F family member 4, which codes for MGKKKSDESAPPTKGKPSGKDSSKEPKKEKLSVSAMLASMDQKEDKPKKGSSSSSRARPAPKKDSPYGDMDLPSSDDEDEGDSDEEQRQAEARRKLKSEQRHLDISVTDKEQKKREMKERAALQAIELAKREALRDDHDAFTVVIGSKTSVLEGEDTADANVKDITIESFSVSARGKELLKNASVKISHGKRYGLVGPNGMGKSTLLKLLAWRKIPVPKNIDVLLVEQEVVGDDKSALLAVVSANEELVKLREEAAALQNSSCEGDDEDDSGEKLAELYERLQILGSDAAESQASKILAGLGFTKDMQVRPTKSFSGGWRMRISLARALFVQPTLLLLDEPTNHLDLRAVLWLEEYLCRWKKTLVVVSHDRDFLNTVCTDIIHLHDQNLHFYRGNFDGFETGYEQRRKEMNKKFEIYDKQVKAAKRSGNRAQQEKVKDKAKFTAAKEASKSKGKGKAVDEDGPAPEAPRKWRDYSVEFHFPEPTELTPPLLQLIEVSFCYPNRPDFRLSDVDVGIDMGTRVAIVGPNGAGKSTLLNLLAGDLVPSEGEVRRSQKLRIGRYSQHFVDLLTMGETPVQYLLRLHPDQEGFSKQEAVRAKLGKFGLPSHNHLTPIAKLSGGQKARVVFTSISMSKPHILLLDEPTNHLDMQSIDALADALEEFSGGVVLVSHDSRLISRVCEDDEKSQIWVVEDGTVSFFDGTFEEYKEDLQREIRAEVDE